Proteins from a genomic interval of Mycolicibacterium grossiae:
- a CDS encoding ABC transporter ATP-binding protein, with protein MPSGGVDASPAPAPSTTGAGIELVGVRKVFGDRGTDVVAVHGADLTVHDGELFAILGPSGSGKTTVLRMIAGFDDPTAGVIRLGGVDVTGVPARHRDVNTVFQEYALFPHMTVAQNVEYGLKVKGVPKAQRRTRVADALDLVRLADVGPRRPEQLSGGQRQRVALARALVGRPRVLLLDEPLGALDLKLREQMQIELKAIQREMGITFVIVTHDQDEALTLCDRLAVFNDGRIEQIGAAREVYEQPANRFVADFVGTSNVFDGDAAATLLGRRGQYAVRPEKIAVLPAGDPGTPGTQTVAATVAEVIYAGAVTRVAAVATPGITLTATVLNAAATLPDDLGHGSPVTLAWPEDAVRDLS; from the coding sequence ATGCCTTCCGGAGGGGTCGACGCGTCCCCAGCTCCCGCGCCGTCCACCACGGGCGCCGGCATCGAACTCGTCGGGGTGCGGAAAGTCTTCGGTGACCGCGGCACGGACGTCGTCGCGGTGCACGGTGCCGACCTGACCGTGCACGACGGCGAGCTGTTCGCCATCCTCGGCCCGTCCGGCTCCGGAAAGACCACGGTCCTGCGGATGATCGCTGGTTTCGACGACCCCACCGCCGGGGTCATCCGGCTCGGCGGCGTCGACGTCACCGGAGTGCCGGCGCGGCACCGCGACGTCAACACCGTCTTCCAGGAGTACGCGCTGTTCCCGCACATGACGGTCGCCCAGAACGTCGAGTACGGCCTCAAGGTGAAGGGCGTCCCGAAGGCGCAGCGGCGCACCCGCGTCGCCGACGCCCTCGACCTGGTGCGCCTCGCCGACGTCGGACCGCGGCGGCCGGAGCAGCTCTCCGGCGGGCAGCGCCAACGGGTTGCGCTCGCCCGCGCCCTCGTCGGCCGCCCGCGCGTCCTGCTGCTCGACGAACCGCTCGGGGCGCTGGACCTCAAACTGCGCGAGCAGATGCAGATCGAATTGAAGGCGATCCAGCGCGAGATGGGCATCACCTTCGTGATCGTCACCCACGACCAGGACGAGGCCCTGACCCTGTGCGACCGGCTCGCGGTGTTCAACGACGGCCGCATCGAGCAGATCGGCGCCGCACGCGAGGTCTACGAGCAGCCGGCCAACCGCTTCGTCGCCGACTTCGTCGGCACGTCCAACGTGTTCGACGGCGACGCCGCCGCCACACTGCTCGGCCGCCGGGGCCAGTACGCGGTGCGGCCGGAGAAGATCGCGGTGTTGCCCGCAGGAGACCCCGGCACCCCGGGCACTCAGACCGTGGCCGCGACGGTCGCCGAGGTCATCTACGCCGGTGCCGTCACGCGCGTGGCCGCCGTCGCCACGCCCGGTATCACGCTCACCGCCACGGTGCTCAACGCCGCGGCCACTCTTCCCGACGACCTCGGCCACGGCTCCCCCGTCACGCTGGCGTGGCCCGAGGACGCCGTCCGCGACCTGTCCTGA
- a CDS encoding ABC transporter substrate-binding protein, protein MKTHAIRLGLALSACVALVAACSGSQSGGGEEPPKIEPLGALGQNEGELNLIAWAGYAENGTNDPAVNWVTPFEKESGCKVNVKIGNTSDEMVQLMRSGQYDGVSASGDATLRLIYAGDVAPVNTSLVPNYETIAPFLKDKPWNSVDGQMYGIPHGWGANLLMYNVDVVRDAPNSWGAVFTDAAKYKGKVTAYDSPIYIADAALYLSKTKPELGIEDPYSLTAEQLDAVVELLKAQRENVGEYWSDYTKEVQAFESGTSVIGTTWQVIANTIGSGNKVQVNTVLPKEGATGWSDTWMVSAKAAHPNCMYSWMNWITKPEINAQAAEYFGEAPGQTKACAFTTEKDYCDIYHATDADFAAQIHYWTTPQKKCVDGSGDQCTAYDEWVDKWQQIKG, encoded by the coding sequence GTGAAGACCCATGCCATCCGCCTCGGCCTCGCGCTCAGCGCGTGCGTCGCCCTGGTCGCCGCCTGCTCCGGCTCGCAGAGCGGTGGCGGCGAGGAGCCGCCGAAGATCGAACCGCTCGGCGCGCTCGGCCAGAACGAGGGCGAACTGAACCTCATCGCCTGGGCCGGCTACGCCGAGAACGGCACGAACGACCCGGCGGTGAACTGGGTGACCCCGTTCGAGAAGGAATCCGGGTGCAAGGTCAACGTCAAGATCGGCAACACGTCCGACGAGATGGTGCAGCTGATGCGCAGCGGCCAGTACGACGGCGTCTCGGCGTCCGGTGACGCGACGCTGCGCCTCATCTACGCCGGGGACGTCGCGCCGGTGAATACCTCGCTGGTGCCGAACTACGAGACCATCGCGCCCTTCCTCAAGGACAAGCCGTGGAACTCCGTCGACGGCCAGATGTACGGCATTCCGCACGGCTGGGGCGCCAATCTGCTGATGTACAACGTCGACGTGGTCCGCGACGCCCCGAACTCCTGGGGCGCGGTGTTCACCGACGCCGCCAAGTACAAGGGCAAGGTGACGGCGTACGACTCGCCCATCTACATCGCCGACGCCGCGCTCTACCTGTCGAAGACCAAGCCGGAGTTGGGGATCGAGGACCCGTACTCGCTGACCGCCGAGCAGCTCGACGCGGTGGTCGAGCTGCTGAAGGCCCAGCGCGAGAACGTCGGCGAGTACTGGTCGGACTACACCAAGGAGGTGCAGGCCTTCGAATCCGGCACGTCGGTGATCGGCACGACCTGGCAGGTCATCGCCAACACGATCGGCTCGGGCAACAAGGTTCAGGTGAACACGGTGCTCCCCAAGGAGGGCGCCACCGGGTGGTCGGACACCTGGATGGTCTCGGCCAAGGCCGCGCACCCGAACTGCATGTACTCGTGGATGAACTGGATCACCAAGCCGGAGATCAACGCGCAGGCCGCCGAGTACTTCGGTGAGGCGCCCGGGCAGACGAAGGCCTGCGCCTTCACCACCGAGAAGGACTACTGCGACATCTACCACGCGACCGATGCGGACTTCGCCGCGCAAATCCACTACTGGACCACGCCGCAGAAGAAGTGCGTCGACGGCAGCGGGGACCAGTGCACGGCCTACGACGAGTGGGTCGACAAGTGGCAGCAGATCAAGGGGTGA
- a CDS encoding ABC transporter permease, translating into MAADQGVTQAASPPHRTAPPTPGLRRRWALALLLVPPLGWLAVAYLGSLAVLLVSALWTTSSFTGAVVRRVSTDNVVRVLTDELFRAVTIRTVGVALVVTVLCAVLAVPLALYMAKVASPRVRLALVVAVTTPLWASYLVKAYAWRMLLSPDGPLDWAVGYSPGYGLIATVIVLTYLWLPYMVIPVFAAFDRVPDALVDASADLGASDPTIMRTVMAPLVFPGIAAGSIFTFSLSLGDYIAVTIVGGKTQLLGNVIYGQLVTANDQPLAAALSVIPLLAIIAYLLAMRRTGALENV; encoded by the coding sequence GTGGCAGCAGATCAAGGGGTGACGCAGGCCGCCTCGCCACCGCACCGCACCGCACCGCCGACGCCGGGACTCCGGCGTCGGTGGGCGCTGGCGCTGCTGCTCGTCCCGCCGCTGGGCTGGCTCGCCGTCGCCTACCTCGGTTCGCTGGCGGTCCTGCTGGTCTCGGCGCTGTGGACGACGAGTTCGTTCACCGGCGCGGTCGTGCGCCGCGTCAGCACCGACAACGTCGTGCGCGTCCTGACCGACGAACTTTTCCGCGCGGTGACCATCCGGACCGTGGGCGTCGCCCTGGTCGTCACGGTGCTGTGCGCCGTGCTGGCGGTGCCGTTGGCGCTGTACATGGCGAAGGTCGCCAGTCCCCGCGTCCGCCTCGCCCTCGTCGTCGCCGTCACCACCCCGCTGTGGGCGAGCTATCTGGTCAAGGCGTACGCGTGGCGGATGCTGCTGTCACCGGACGGACCGCTGGACTGGGCCGTCGGCTACTCGCCTGGCTACGGATTGATCGCCACCGTGATCGTGCTGACCTATCTCTGGCTGCCGTACATGGTCATCCCGGTGTTCGCGGCGTTCGACCGCGTGCCCGACGCGCTCGTCGACGCCAGCGCCGACCTCGGCGCCTCCGATCCGACGATCATGCGGACGGTCATGGCGCCGTTGGTGTTTCCCGGCATCGCCGCCGGATCCATCTTCACGTTCTCGCTGTCGCTGGGCGACTACATCGCGGTGACGATCGTCGGCGGCAAGACCCAACTGCTCGGCAACGTCATCTACGGACAGCTGGTGACGGCCAACGACCAGCCGCTCGCCGCGGCGCTGTCGGTGATCCCGCTGCTCGCGATCATCGCCTACCTGCTCGCCATGCGGCGCACCGGCGCGCTGGAGAACGTCTGA
- a CDS encoding ABC transporter permease, with the protein MRSSATRRFLRIWTFVVLAFLYVPLLLVVVNAFNASRTFAFPPTGFTLQWWRAAAASDGMWQSLANSAIVGACATAIALVLGTMAAFAVQRFAFFGRHTVSFLVVLPITLPGIVTGIALNATFTSALGLTLGLGTVIVGHATFCIVIVFNNTQARLRRLGTSLEAASADLGASSWQTFRYVTFPMMRGSLVAGAVLAFALSFDEVVVTTFTAGPSVQTLPIWIFGNLFRPNQAPVINVVAAALTLVAVIPVWLAQRIGGDPAGTRV; encoded by the coding sequence ATGCGCTCCTCGGCCACCCGACGGTTCCTGCGCATCTGGACGTTCGTCGTCCTCGCGTTCCTGTACGTGCCGCTACTGCTGGTCGTGGTGAACGCCTTCAACGCCTCGCGGACGTTCGCCTTCCCGCCCACCGGCTTCACCCTGCAGTGGTGGCGGGCCGCCGCGGCCAGCGACGGCATGTGGCAGTCGCTGGCCAACTCGGCGATCGTCGGTGCCTGCGCGACCGCCATCGCGCTGGTCCTGGGCACCATGGCCGCCTTCGCCGTCCAGCGCTTCGCCTTCTTCGGGCGGCACACCGTCAGCTTCCTGGTCGTGCTGCCGATCACCCTGCCCGGCATCGTCACCGGCATCGCGCTCAACGCGACCTTCACCTCGGCGCTGGGGCTGACGCTCGGACTCGGGACCGTCATCGTCGGGCACGCGACGTTCTGCATCGTCATCGTCTTCAACAACACCCAGGCGCGGCTGCGCCGGCTCGGCACCAGTCTCGAGGCGGCCTCCGCGGACCTCGGGGCCTCGTCGTGGCAGACGTTCCGCTACGTCACCTTCCCGATGATGCGCGGGTCGCTGGTGGCCGGCGCCGTGCTGGCGTTCGCCCTGAGCTTCGACGAGGTCGTCGTCACCACCTTCACGGCGGGGCCGTCGGTGCAGACGCTGCCGATCTGGATCTTCGGCAACCTCTTCCGGCCGAACCAGGCACCGGTGATCAACGTCGTCGCCGCGGCCCTGACGCTGGTGGCCGTCATCCCGGTGTGGCTGGCCCAGCGCATCGGCGGCGATCCGGCAGGCACCCGGGTCTGA
- a CDS encoding MerR family transcriptional regulator: MAEYRLTDLEVASGVSARNIRAYRERGLLDPPRRQGRSAVYDERHLAQLQAISSLLRRGFSTAHIAEFIAGIRDGHDLGDVLGMHDALFGNRRARTAAEVGIDPDGPEAQRLRELGMADLVDGHLVVPDTELAGILARAADPVAYVRAVLRVAEAARDEIDALAAVVVATLKDVATERFGLPAAPTGEDMDALRRIVADHRALGERVIADRLDAAMQRHMTTAVSEYTTDVLLGGNWTSDGR, from the coding sequence TTGGCTGAGTATCGACTGACCGACCTCGAGGTCGCCTCGGGCGTCAGTGCACGCAACATCCGGGCCTACCGGGAGCGTGGCCTGCTGGATCCGCCACGACGGCAGGGGCGATCGGCGGTGTACGACGAACGACACCTCGCTCAGCTGCAGGCGATCAGCAGCCTGCTGCGCCGCGGCTTCAGCACGGCCCACATCGCCGAGTTCATCGCCGGCATCCGCGACGGACACGACCTCGGGGACGTCCTCGGCATGCACGACGCGCTGTTCGGCAACCGGCGCGCGCGTACGGCGGCCGAGGTCGGCATCGACCCGGACGGACCCGAAGCGCAGCGCCTGCGCGAACTGGGCATGGCCGACCTCGTCGACGGCCACCTGGTCGTCCCCGACACCGAACTCGCCGGCATTCTGGCCCGTGCCGCCGACCCGGTTGCCTACGTGCGCGCCGTCCTGCGGGTGGCCGAGGCCGCGCGCGACGAGATCGACGCGCTCGCCGCGGTGGTGGTCGCCACGCTCAAGGACGTCGCCACCGAACGCTTCGGTTTGCCTGCCGCGCCGACCGGCGAGGACATGGACGCGCTGCGCCGGATCGTCGCCGACCACCGCGCGCTCGGCGAGCGCGTGATCGCCGACCGGCTCGACGCGGCGATGCAGCGGCACATGACGACCGCCGTGTCCGAGTACACCACCGACGTGCTGCTCGGCGGCAACTGGACGTCCGACGGCCGCTGA
- a CDS encoding MFS transporter, translating to MRAWIIWLTGLLAYVIAVLDRTTLGVSGLAAADRFAATPSLLSTFVVLQVVVYACAQVPAGILLDRYGSRVLIVTGAALMAAGQLTLALTSALPLAIGARAVVGLGDALTFISVLRLVPHWFAPRRVPLITQLTGICGQLGQVLSAIPFLALLSGAGWATAYASVTALGALAMALAFALVKDTPHGRVVATDTLSVRSTLGGVRTVWLRPGTRLGFFTHMGTQFSVTVFALMWGVPYLTVAQGLSTATAGALLTISVVAAISAGIVIGLATGRLPHRRSRIVLGIIVSNALAWTAVLALPHRAPLWLLILLVIVISVGGPGSMVGFDFARTFNPSATLGTAQGMVNMGGFLAALTVMQVMGAILDATGGYSFDAFRLAWTVQYAIWALAIVGILITRRKARQQIKDELGVPAASRLDRSLLEAFEAR from the coding sequence GTGCGCGCCTGGATCATCTGGCTGACGGGACTGCTGGCCTACGTGATCGCCGTCCTCGACCGCACCACGCTCGGCGTATCCGGTCTGGCGGCCGCCGATCGCTTCGCCGCCACCCCGAGCCTGCTCTCCACGTTCGTGGTGCTGCAGGTGGTGGTCTACGCCTGCGCCCAGGTCCCGGCGGGCATCCTGCTGGACCGCTACGGCTCGCGCGTGCTCATCGTCACCGGAGCCGCGCTGATGGCGGCCGGGCAGCTGACGCTCGCGCTGACCTCCGCGCTGCCCTTGGCGATCGGCGCCCGGGCCGTCGTGGGACTGGGCGACGCGCTCACGTTCATCTCGGTGCTGCGACTGGTACCGCACTGGTTCGCCCCACGTCGCGTGCCGCTGATCACGCAGCTCACCGGCATCTGCGGCCAGCTCGGTCAGGTGCTCTCGGCGATCCCGTTCCTCGCCCTGCTCAGCGGCGCCGGCTGGGCCACCGCGTACGCCTCGGTGACCGCGCTCGGCGCGCTGGCGATGGCGCTGGCCTTCGCCCTGGTGAAGGACACGCCGCACGGCCGCGTGGTGGCGACCGACACGCTGTCGGTCCGCTCGACGCTGGGTGGGGTGCGGACGGTCTGGCTGCGCCCGGGCACTCGCCTGGGGTTCTTCACCCACATGGGCACGCAGTTCTCGGTGACGGTGTTCGCCCTCATGTGGGGGGTGCCGTACCTGACCGTCGCCCAAGGCCTGTCGACGGCGACCGCGGGTGCGCTCCTGACGATCTCGGTGGTCGCGGCCATCTCGGCCGGCATCGTGATCGGCCTGGCCACCGGCCGCCTGCCGCACCGCCGGTCGCGCATCGTGCTCGGCATCATCGTCAGCAACGCGCTGGCGTGGACCGCCGTCCTCGCCCTGCCGCATCGGGCACCGCTGTGGCTGTTGATCCTGCTGGTGATCGTCATCTCGGTCGGCGGTCCCGGCTCCATGGTGGGCTTCGACTTCGCCCGGACCTTCAATCCGAGCGCGACGCTCGGGACCGCCCAGGGCATGGTCAACATGGGCGGCTTCCTGGCGGCGCTCACGGTGATGCAGGTGATGGGCGCGATCCTCGACGCCACCGGCGGCTACTCGTTCGACGCGTTTCGCCTTGCGTGGACCGTGCAGTACGCCATCTGGGCGCTCGCGATCGTCGGCATCCTGATCACGCGCCGCAAGGCTCGTCAGCAGATCAAGGACGAACTCGGGGTGCCCGCCGCGAGCCGGTTGGACCGGTCGCTGCTGGAGGCGTTCGAGGCGCGCTGA
- a CDS encoding ChaB family protein: MPKTAKDGSAKKSELPSTLKKSPAKAQRTFTKAHDSAADEYGEGERAHRVAYSALKHSFEKVGDHWEPKDEKGPSDQRARSGGANPSGKTAEGVDANASKKHLLDVARRLDVTGRSKMTKDELVDAIKKANRRSTAANR, translated from the coding sequence ATGCCGAAGACCGCCAAGGACGGTTCCGCCAAGAAGAGCGAACTGCCCAGCACGCTGAAGAAGTCGCCCGCCAAGGCGCAGCGCACGTTCACCAAGGCCCATGACTCGGCCGCCGACGAGTACGGCGAAGGCGAACGGGCGCACCGGGTCGCCTACAGCGCGCTCAAGCACAGCTTCGAGAAGGTCGGCGACCACTGGGAGCCCAAGGACGAGAAGGGCCCGTCCGACCAGCGCGCGCGCAGCGGCGGAGCGAATCCCAGCGGCAAGACCGCCGAGGGCGTCGACGCCAATGCGAGCAAGAAGCACCTTCTGGACGTGGCACGCCGGCTCGACGTCACCGGCCGTTCGAAGATGACCAAGGACGAGCTGGTCGACGCGATCAAGAAGGCGAACCGCCGCTCCACGGCCGCCAACCGCTGA
- a CDS encoding low temperature requirement protein A → MDDSQPRAATHRIRRMGGRDPHERHRVATPLELLFDLTFVIAFGVAASELAHGLAADHVAAALTGFFFATFATCWAWINFTWFASAYDTDDWVYRVLTMVQMVGVLILALGIPPFFASISHGGHLANEMVVAGYVVMRVALVAQWLRAARQDPARRRASLTYACVITMVQVGWIGAILLPVNVTVGLAMFVVLALAEMVGPLLAETRRGGTPWHAHHIAERYGLLAIIALGEGVVGTVASLTAVVGEHGWTPDAVLLAVAGTGLTFGMWWIYFAVPSADLLHAHRERSFAFGYLHIAVFGAIVATGAGLHTAAYYVEEHSALGATGTVLSVAIPVAVYVALIFVLYGLMTRTWDALHLLLAGATMAVLIAAVACALLGVPMTACLLVLTLGPAISVVGFEVIGHRRAAVAGTGG, encoded by the coding sequence ATGGACGATTCGCAGCCGCGGGCGGCGACGCACCGGATACGCCGAATGGGTGGGCGGGACCCCCACGAGCGCCACCGCGTGGCGACTCCGCTGGAACTGCTCTTCGACCTGACGTTCGTCATCGCCTTCGGCGTGGCGGCCTCCGAGCTGGCGCACGGGCTCGCCGCCGACCACGTCGCGGCGGCGCTCACCGGGTTCTTCTTCGCCACCTTCGCGACGTGCTGGGCGTGGATCAACTTCACCTGGTTCGCATCGGCCTACGACACCGACGACTGGGTGTACCGCGTGTTGACGATGGTGCAGATGGTCGGCGTGCTGATCCTCGCGCTCGGCATCCCGCCGTTCTTCGCGTCCATCTCCCACGGCGGGCACCTCGCCAACGAGATGGTCGTCGCCGGCTACGTCGTGATGCGCGTGGCGCTGGTCGCGCAGTGGCTGCGCGCGGCGCGGCAGGACCCCGCCCGCCGGCGGGCGTCGCTCACCTACGCATGCGTCATCACGATGGTGCAGGTCGGCTGGATCGGGGCGATCCTGCTGCCCGTGAACGTGACGGTGGGGCTGGCGATGTTCGTGGTGCTGGCCCTCGCGGAGATGGTCGGTCCACTGCTGGCCGAGACCCGGCGCGGCGGCACGCCATGGCATGCCCACCACATCGCCGAGCGCTACGGGCTGCTGGCGATCATCGCGCTCGGCGAGGGCGTGGTGGGCACCGTCGCGTCGCTGACGGCAGTGGTCGGCGAGCACGGCTGGACGCCGGACGCGGTCCTGCTCGCCGTGGCGGGCACCGGCCTGACGTTCGGAATGTGGTGGATCTACTTCGCGGTGCCGAGCGCCGACCTGCTCCACGCCCACCGTGAGCGCAGCTTCGCCTTCGGCTACCTGCACATCGCCGTGTTCGGAGCCATCGTCGCGACCGGCGCCGGCCTGCACACCGCGGCGTACTACGTCGAGGAGCACTCGGCGCTCGGCGCCACGGGTACGGTCCTGTCGGTGGCCATCCCGGTCGCGGTGTACGTCGCGCTGATCTTCGTCCTCTACGGGCTGATGACGCGGACGTGGGACGCGCTGCACCTGCTGCTGGCCGGCGCGACGATGGCGGTGCTGATCGCCGCGGTGGCGTGCGCGCTGCTCGGCGTGCCGATGACGGCGTGTCTGCTGGTGCTCACCCTCGGCCCGGCGATCAGCGTCGTCGGCTTCGAGGTGATCGGACACCGGCGGGCGGCGGTGGCCGGCACGGGCGGGTAG
- a CDS encoding IspD/TarI family cytidylyltransferase: MGTRVGADGNKAYLPLAGRSMVAWSVDAVADAPGIGRTVLVYRRGERELAARTVAAEVRCRTVELVEGGDTRHGSEWNVLRYLSDDIEAGSVGLVLIHDAARPLAGCDMMHAALTTADEFGGAIPGLAARDVVREDGPEAFHAVAGTLVRVQTPQAFRAAPLLAAYRAAAAEGFDGTDTSACMQRFTDVDVHVFPGAATNLKVTFGHDVALASHLLARRAEHPGRP; the protein is encoded by the coding sequence ATGGGGACCCGGGTCGGCGCCGACGGCAACAAGGCCTATCTGCCGCTGGCGGGCCGCAGCATGGTGGCGTGGTCGGTCGACGCCGTGGCCGACGCCCCCGGGATCGGCCGCACCGTCCTGGTGTACCGCCGCGGGGAGCGCGAGCTGGCCGCGCGGACGGTCGCTGCCGAGGTGCGCTGCCGGACCGTCGAACTCGTCGAGGGCGGCGACACCCGGCACGGCTCGGAGTGGAACGTGCTGCGGTACCTGAGCGACGACATCGAGGCCGGGTCGGTCGGACTCGTGCTCATCCACGACGCCGCACGGCCGCTCGCCGGCTGCGACATGATGCACGCGGCACTGACGACGGCCGACGAATTCGGTGGCGCGATACCGGGTTTGGCGGCCCGTGACGTGGTCCGCGAGGACGGGCCGGAGGCGTTTCACGCCGTTGCGGGGACGCTGGTGCGGGTGCAGACGCCGCAGGCATTCCGTGCGGCCCCGCTGCTGGCGGCCTACCGCGCCGCCGCCGCCGAGGGCTTCGACGGCACCGACACCTCGGCGTGCATGCAGCGCTTCACCGACGTCGACGTGCACGTGTTCCCCGGCGCTGCCACGAACCTCAAGGTGACGTTCGGCCACGACGTCGCCCTCGCGTCACACCTGCTCGCTAGGCGCGCGGAGCACCCCGGACGGCCATGA
- a CDS encoding IspD/TarI family cytidylyltransferase gives MTSDVRAIVPLARAITRDAALCPVAGEPALVRVLTGLLDAGGVTAADVVVTADAALVEPATAALRVAGLNVAVVAAPDPATRRHCIAAGLEYVGATTDPVILVHDHRSPLTSPAVVERVLERVAGGAEVAVPVLPVTDTVKAVSDSGAVLDTVDRTAMRAVQYPRGYRASVLSSVLGRWSVAGDSGDEFVAALADGATVATVPGDPDAVAADLPADAALLEAIMAVRGAPRA, from the coding sequence ATGACCTCCGACGTCCGCGCCATCGTTCCGCTGGCCCGTGCGATCACCCGCGACGCGGCGCTGTGTCCCGTCGCCGGTGAGCCCGCACTGGTGCGCGTGCTCACCGGACTCCTCGACGCAGGCGGTGTGACGGCCGCCGACGTCGTGGTGACCGCCGACGCCGCGCTCGTCGAACCGGCCACCGCGGCGCTGCGCGTCGCCGGGCTGAACGTCGCGGTGGTGGCCGCTCCCGATCCGGCGACGCGCCGGCACTGCATCGCGGCCGGCCTCGAATACGTCGGCGCGACAACGGATCCCGTGATCCTCGTGCACGATCACCGCAGCCCGTTGACCTCGCCTGCCGTCGTCGAGCGCGTGCTCGAACGCGTCGCCGGCGGCGCCGAGGTGGCGGTACCCGTCCTGCCGGTGACCGACACCGTCAAGGCCGTCTCGGACTCGGGCGCCGTGCTCGACACCGTCGACCGGACGGCAATGCGCGCCGTGCAGTACCCGCGCGGCTATCGCGCCTCGGTGCTGTCCTCGGTGCTGGGTCGGTGGTCGGTGGCGGGGGACTCCGGCGACGAATTCGTCGCGGCGCTCGCTGACGGCGCGACGGTCGCCACCGTGCCCGGCGATCCCGACGCGGTCGCCGCCGACCTGCCCGCGGACGCCGCGCTGCTGGAGGCGATCATGGCCGTCCGGGGTGCTCCGCGCGCCTAG
- a CDS encoding FadD3 family acyl-CoA ligase, translated as MTPWQTIPEMVLSAADRFGDSEAVVDGPLRLSFAELGERIRSAAGAFAEFGVAKGDRVALWAPNSAHWIIAAFGVMTAGGVLVPVNTRFKAEEAADVIARSGARAVLVQPGFLGQDFGVALDVPTIDLRSEFLTAATPFDRAPTEWLHGDDIADVIFTSGTTGRPKGAMMNHRQTLRAYEEWATLADLREGDRYLMINPYFHTFGLKAGLVASFLRGATMLPVAAFDVDVVVDLIERERVTMLPGPPTLYHSLLTVSDKSRLATLRAGVTGAADIPVELIRRIREELPFQSLMTGYGLTEAGNVTLSRPGDGAVDVATTAGLPCDDVEVRVAGDGEVLVRGYNVMQGYLDDPAATAEAIDADGWLHTGDLGEFTDSGRLRIVGRKKDMYIVGGFNAYPAEIEGFLLQHPAVAQAAVIGVPDERLGQVGKAFLVLRRDADGPSEEDVIAWSRERMAGYKVPRSVQFLDELPTNATGKVVKDRLR; from the coding sequence ATGACACCGTGGCAGACCATCCCCGAGATGGTGCTGAGCGCAGCGGACCGCTTCGGTGACTCCGAAGCCGTCGTCGACGGTCCGCTGCGCCTGTCCTTCGCCGAACTCGGCGAGCGCATCCGCAGCGCCGCGGGCGCGTTCGCCGAGTTCGGCGTCGCCAAGGGCGACCGGGTTGCCCTGTGGGCGCCCAACTCGGCGCACTGGATCATCGCGGCCTTCGGCGTCATGACCGCCGGCGGCGTCCTGGTGCCGGTGAACACCCGGTTCAAGGCCGAAGAGGCCGCCGACGTCATCGCCCGCAGCGGTGCCCGCGCCGTGCTGGTGCAGCCCGGCTTCCTGGGGCAGGACTTCGGCGTGGCGCTCGACGTGCCCACCATCGACCTCCGGTCCGAATTCCTCACCGCGGCAACTCCGTTCGACCGGGCGCCCACCGAGTGGCTGCACGGCGACGACATCGCCGACGTCATCTTCACCTCCGGCACCACCGGCCGCCCCAAGGGCGCCATGATGAACCACCGCCAGACGCTGCGCGCCTACGAGGAGTGGGCGACGCTCGCCGACCTGCGCGAGGGCGACCGCTACCTGATGATCAACCCCTACTTCCACACCTTCGGGTTGAAGGCCGGTCTCGTCGCCTCGTTCCTGCGCGGTGCGACGATGCTGCCGGTGGCGGCGTTCGACGTCGACGTGGTGGTGGACCTGATCGAACGCGAACGGGTCACCATGCTGCCGGGGCCGCCGACGCTGTACCACTCGCTGCTCACGGTGTCCGACAAGAGCCGGCTGGCCACGCTGCGCGCCGGGGTGACCGGCGCCGCCGACATCCCGGTCGAGCTGATCCGACGCATTCGCGAGGAACTGCCGTTCCAATCGCTGATGACCGGCTACGGACTCACCGAAGCGGGCAACGTGACGCTGTCGCGTCCCGGCGACGGCGCGGTCGACGTCGCGACGACCGCCGGGCTGCCGTGCGACGACGTCGAGGTGCGCGTGGCAGGCGACGGCGAGGTGCTGGTGCGCGGCTACAACGTCATGCAGGGCTACCTCGACGATCCCGCGGCGACGGCCGAGGCCATCGACGCCGATGGCTGGCTGCACACCGGCGATCTCGGCGAGTTCACCGACTCCGGCCGCCTGCGCATCGTCGGCCGCAAGAAGGACATGTACATCGTCGGCGGGTTCAATGCCTACCCGGCCGAGATCGAGGGCTTCCTCCTGCAGCACCCGGCCGTCGCGCAGGCCGCCGTCATCGGCGTCCCCGACGAACGGCTCGGACAGGTCGGCAAGGCCTTCCTGGTGCTGCGCCGCGACGCCGACGGGCCGTCGGAGGAGGACGTGATCGCCTGGAGTCGTGAGCGGATGGCGGGATACAAGGTGCCGCGGTCGGTACAGTTCCTCGACGAGCTACCGACCAACGCCACCGGCAAGGTGGTCAAGGACCGCCTGCGCTGA